A genomic stretch from Candidatus Nanoarchaeia archaeon includes:
- a CDS encoding NAD-dependent epimerase/dehydratase family protein — translation MATQQILVTGGAGFIGSFTVDALIKEGHEVTI, via the coding sequence ATGGCAACTCAGCAAATCCTCGTCACAGGAGGGGCAGGCTTCATCGGCTCCTTCACAGTAGATGCGTTGATAAAAGAAGGCCATGAAGTGACCATC